The Lentisphaerota bacterium region GACGGACGTGTTTAAGATCGTCGCGGCGGACGGCAGCGAGGCGGTGGTCATGCGGGTGCGTTGGAACGCCAAGGCGGGCAAGACCTACCAAGTTGAGTGCGCGTCGGCGCTTGCCGGGCCATGGGGTGACGCGCCGAACGGAGCGGGTGAGGACGGCGACAGCCTGCGGACGGCGGTGGTGGACGGCGTGCAGACCTATACGGACGGCACCGATCCGGCGCCCGCCGCACGATTCTACCGAGTGCGGATTGTAGAACCGTAGGCTCATTAATCGGCAGCCGATATGGCATAACTTGAAGCAAGAAGGATTCGCCCCTGTTGAGACGCCCCCCTCTCAGGAGGTGCGGGATGGTGATTCGGCACATAGCTGGCCCGTGCCACGAGAGGAGTATTGCATGAGCCTCATCATTTTTAACCTCTTTCGCACCATTGGGTTGCATTAGTCAATATTCAATCAACGGGGCTGGACAAACGCGGCGAAATCTGCTCTACTATCGGTCATGACCCCTGAAATCCAACTGGTCCAGAGACTCGCCGAGCGGGGGCTGACCCTCGCGCTCGCCGAATCCTGCACCGGCGGCATGGTCGCCCGGCTGGTCACCGCCGTCGCCGGCGCTTCCGCCGTCTTCACCGGCGGGATCGTCTGTTACGCCAATGCCGTCAAGCGCGATGTGCTCGGCGTGCCGCAAACCGTGCTCGACACGCAGGGCGCCGTCAGCCGCGACACCGCCGTCCTGCTGGCCGATCACGTCCGCGCGCTCCTGCGCGCCGACCTGGCCGCCGCCGTCACCGGCATCGCCGGCCCCGAGGGCGGGAGCGGCGACAAGCCGGTCGGCCTCGTCTACATCGCCGTGGCCGGCCCGGCCAACCGGATTGTTCGCCGCTACGTTTTCTCGGGCACCCGCGAATGCATCCGCCGTCAAGCGAGCGCATCAACCCTCTCCATGTTGCTCGAATTGCTGCCGTTCTGAAAGGAGTACACACATGATGACTGGAGTGATCATTGGTTTTCTGGCCTGGTTTGTAGTGCGATTTATCCTGACCGGGCTGTATACCGTCGGGCCGAACCAACGGGCGGCAAAGACGGTCTTTGGGCGGGCCCAGCGGTTGGGCAACCTGACCACCCTCGACGACCCGATCTCCGCGTCGTTGCGGGAAACCGAGCGCGAGCGGTAT contains the following coding sequences:
- a CDS encoding CinA family protein, whose translation is MTPEIQLVQRLAERGLTLALAESCTGGMVARLVTAVAGASAVFTGGIVCYANAVKRDVLGVPQTVLDTQGAVSRDTAVLLADHVRALLRADLAAAVTGIAGPEGGSGDKPVGLVYIAVAGPANRIVRRYVFSGTRECIRRQASASTLSMLLELLPF